Part of the Kitasatospora sp. NBC_01266 genome, ATGGCCGGGTGACCGTAGGCCGGGGAGGCGTCGGAGAGCGAGGTGGCGGGCTGCGACGGGCCGGCGGCGACCGGCCGCGCGGACGGCGGCGCGGCCGGCTGCCCGGCGGGCGGGGACGGCGGCGGAGCGGCCGGCCGCGGAGCTGCTCCTGGCGCGAAGGCGCCGACCGGCGACGGCAGCGGCCGGGTCCTGGCGGTCCAGCCGGACCCGTCCCAGAAGCGCTCGTGCGCGCCCTGGGCGCCCGGGGCGGGCTCCGGGTCGGGGTACCAGCCGGGAGGGGTGGAGTTGCTCACCGCCGTACCGTATCGGGCCGGATGAGGCTACGTCAGCGGTGCCCTGACCACGCGGGCGGGCTGGCGGGTTGTGCTCCGCCGCGCGGTGCCCGCCTGCCAGGATGGCCGCATGCGTATCGCTGTCACCGGTTCCTCGGGCCTGATCGGCTCCGCCCTCGTCCGCTCCCTGCTGGCCGACGGCCACCAGGTGGTCCGGCTGGTCCGGCACCGCCGCACGCTGGGCCCGCGCCCGGACGGCTCAGTGGCGATCGGCTGGAACCCCGAGCGCGGCGAGATCGACCGGGCAGGCCTCGACGGGGTGCACGCGGTGGTGCACCTGGCGGGTGCCGGGGTCGCCGACCACCGCTGGACCCAGGCCTACAAGCAGCGGATCCAGGACAGCCGGGTGCTCGGCACCCGCACCCTGGCCGCGGTGCTGCCGGCCCTGGACGCGCCGCCCGGCGTCCTGGTCAGCGCCTCGGCGGTGGGCTACTACGGGCAGACCGGGGCCGAGCTGATCGACGAGACGTCACCGGCCGGCGAGGACTTCCTGGCCCGGGTCTGCGTGGCCTGGGAGGGCGAGGCAGCCCCGGCCGCCGACGCCGGGATCCGGGTGGTGCACCCGCGCACCGGACTGGTGCTGACCGCGGCGGGCGGCGCCGGCGCGCGGCTGTTCCCGCTGTTCAGGCTGGGGCTGGGCGGGCGGCTCGGCTCGGGTGAGCAGTACTGGAGCTTCATCTCGCTGGCGGATCAGATCGCCGCGCTGCGCTTCCTGATCGAGAACCCCGAGGTGAGCGGGCCGGTCAACCTCACCGCGCCCGAGCCGGTGACCAACGCCGAGCTGACGGCGGCGCTCGGACGGGTGCTGCACCGGCCCACGCCGTTCCCGGTGCCGCAGGTCGCGTTGCGGCTGGCGCTGGGTGAGATGGCGGTGGAGGTGGTGGGCAGCCACCGGGTGGTGCCGGCGAAGCTGCTGGCGGCCGGGTTCGACTTCGCCCACCCGAACGTGGAGGCGGCGGTCCGCGCGGCGCTCTGATCACGCCGGGGACCCCGACCGAGGATTCCCGTCGAGGACCCCGGCCGGGGACGCCGCCGAGAGCTCCCCGGCGGCGTGAGGGGGCGCATGCGACGGCGCACGGCGCGCATGCGTGCCCCGTCGGCGTGCCACCGGCGCGGTGCGGCGCCCACCGATCCGAGCGAATGCCCTTGCCTGAACAAGCTACTGACTGGGCATCACCCGTTCGAACCGTCCCGGCACACTCCGCAGCCGGCCGCCGGCCGGAGCTCCGGGACCAGGGAGGGAGCTCGCCCGTGACCCCACACGACATCACCCGCCGCAGCCGCGCCGACGACCCCGACGTGCTCGTGGTCGGCGCGGGGCTGGCCGGCCTGGCCGCCGCCCGGTCACTGACCTCCGCCGGACTGCGCGTCCAGGTGCTGGAGGCGACCGAGCGGATCGGCGGCCGGATGGCCGGTCAGCAGCTGGACGGCTACCGGCTGGACCACGGCGGTCAACTGCTCAACACCGGTTTCCCCGAGCTGGTCCGCCGGCTCGACCTGGACGGCCTGGCACTGTGCCCGCTGGCCCCCGGGGTACTGGTGCACAGCGGCGGTCGCCGCTACCGGGTCGGCGACCCGCAACTGCCGACCGCCCGGCAGGCCGCCACCCGCTCACCACTCGGCAGCCCGCTGGAGAAGGCCCGCCTCGGCTCGATGCTGAGCCGGCTGGCGGCCACCCCGGCGCCCAGACTGCTGGCCCGTCCCGAGACCAGTACCGCCCGCGCGCTGACCGAGCGCGGACTGCCCACGAAGGTGGTGGCCGGCTTCCTGCGCCCGCTGCTCACCACCCTGCTGAGCGATCCGGCGCTCGGCACCAGCAGCCGGATCGCCGATCTCGTCCTGCGCGGCTACGCACGTGGTCGGCTCGCGCTGCCCGCCGCCGGCACCGCGGCGGTCCCCGGTCAGCTGACCGACTCGCTGCCGCCCGGCACGGTGCGGCTCGGCGTGCGGGTGACGGCGATCGCCGCGGACGGGGTGTGGACCGAGGAGCACGGCCGGCTCGGCGCCCGCGCGGTGGTGGTGGCCACCGACGCCCGGTCGGCCGCCGAGTTGCTGCCAGGTCTGCGGCTACCGGACTTCCACCCGGTGACGACCTACTTCCACACCACCGCCGGTACGCCGCTGAACGAGGCGGTGCTGCTGCTGGACGCCGACCGGGCCCGGGGGGCAGCGCCCGTCTCGCACTCGCTGGTGCTCAGTCAGGTGCACGAGTCCTACGCCCCGGCGGGCCGCTCGCTGGTGGCCACCACGGTGCTCGGGCGGCGCACCTTCGGCTCCGGCGGGCCCGCCGCGCTGGAACCCGCGGTGCGCGAGCGGCTGGCGCAGCTGTACGGGGTGGCGGCGCGCGAGTGGGAGTTCCTGAGCGTGCGTCACCTGCCGGACGCGGTACCGGCGATGCCGCCACCGCACAACTTCCGTCGCCCGGTGCGGGTGCTGGCCGGACTCTACGTCTGCGGGGACCACCGGGACACCAGCAGCGTGCAGGGCGCGCTGGTCTCCGGGCGGCGGGCGGCCGAAGCGGTGCTGCGCGACCTGGACGTGCCCGGCACCGCGGAACTCGACCAACCGCAGGTGGCGGCCTGACGGGCGTCCGGCCGGGGGCGGGACACGATGCCCACCCCCAGCCGGACGCCCCGAGCCGAAACGCCCCCGCCGGACGCCCACGCGGGCCGACCACGCGGGCCGCCCACGCGGGCCGACCACGCGGGCCGACCGCCGCCCGCCACCGCTCAGAGCACCCCCGCCTGCCGCGCCGCCTCCTCGAAGGCGCGGGCCGCCGCCGTGCTCCGGTACGGCGCGAGCCGTCGGTGGAAGTCGCGCAGGTACTCCACCGTGCGGGCCGAACGCATCTCGCCCGCCGCCCGCAGCGCCTCGGTGGCCAGCGCGCAGGACTCGTCCACGTCGCCCATGCCGAGCCGGGCGGCGGCCAGCACGATCCGGCAGAAGACCCGGCTGCGCGCGTAGGCGGCCCCGCGCAGCCGCAGCGACTTCTCGGCGTGCTGGGCGGCCGGCCGCCACTGCTGCAGGTCGCGGTAGCAGTGGGCGAACTCGTCGGCCAGCTGGGCCTCGTCGAAGAACCGGGCCCAGGAGGGCAGTTCGTCGCCGCTGCGGGCCAGCGCGAGAGCCCGTTCGGAGCGGACCAGCGCGGTAGTGCAGGAGCGGACGTCACCGAGCACCCCGTGCCCGCGCGCCTCGGCGGCGTGCATCAGCGACTGGACGGTGGCGGGGGCCGCCGTGCCGACGCCCTGCTGGGCCACTCTGGCCAGTTGGACCGCCTCGCGGCCGTGGCCGAGGTGGACCGCCTGCTGGCTCATGGTGATCAGCACGTAGCCGCCGAGCACCCGGTCGCCCGCCGCCTGGGAGAGCCGCAGCGCCTGGACGAAGTAGCGCTGCGCCAGGCCGTGCGCGGCGATGTCGAAGGAGGTCCAGCCGGCCAGCCGGGTCAGGTCCGCGACCGCCGCGAACAGCGCCCGGCCGATCTGCTCGCCGTAGCGGCCGCGCAGCATCGGCTCGGCCTCGCTCTCCAGGTAGCGCACCAGGGCCTGCCGGGCGTGGCCGCCGCCGTAGGCGTTGTCCAGGGCCCGGAACAGGTCCCCGACCGCCCGGACGGCGGCGATGTCACCGCGCCCGACCCGCAGACCGGCCCGGCTCCCCCGGGCGCTCTGCTCGGCGGCCGGACCGCCCTGCGCGGGCAGCGCCGCCGTCCTGGTCCCGGAGACCAGCGGCCGGCGGGCCTGCGAGGGCACCCGCCCGGCCGCCATGCCGCGGCTGCCGGGCCCGGCAGCGGCCCGGGGCGGCTGGTCCCCGTGCTCCGCCGTCGGGTCGAGCCGGGCGAGCGGTCCGTCCGGCCCCGAGACGTAGATCCCGGCCGAGCCGTCCCTGGCCACCTGCTCGTCGCTGCGGCCGATCAGCCAGTCGCGGCTGGGCACCACCAGACCGGCCGGGGTGAAGGCGATCCGGCGCAGCTCGGACTGCGGGCCGGTGTCCTTGCGCCACATGCTGGCGACGATGTCGACGGCCTCCTGCGGGGTCTCGGCGAACTCCAGGCCCGCGTAGACCGGGGCGCAGGCGTCCAGGCCGATGTCCTGCGCGGAGAGCCGGCGGCCGAGCCGGCGGGTGAAGACCTCCGCGATCAGCGCCGGGGTGGCGCCGCGCGGCTGCTGGCCGCGCAGCCAGCGGGTCACCGAGGTCTTGTCGTAGCGCAGGTCGAGGCCGTGCTCCAGGCCCAGCTGGTCGACCCTGCGGGCCAGGCCCGCGTGCGAGAAGCCGGCCTCCTCGATCAGCCCGGCGAGCAGCGGGTTCTGCGCGCGGCCCGCCTCGCTGCGGGCGGCACCGTCCTCGTCGGCGCCGAGCGGCAGGCCGCCGGGTGCGCGGTCGTGCTCCTCCGCGCCGGGTGCGTCGTCACCCAGGCCGAGCTGCGGGCCGTGCGGGCTGTCCGCGGTGTGCGCGCCCCCGTGGAGCTCGTCCGGGCCGTGCTGGAGCAGGCCGGGGACGTGGTGGAGCTCCTCGGGGAC contains:
- a CDS encoding NAD(P)/FAD-dependent oxidoreductase — protein: MTRRSRADDPDVLVVGAGLAGLAAARSLTSAGLRVQVLEATERIGGRMAGQQLDGYRLDHGGQLLNTGFPELVRRLDLDGLALCPLAPGVLVHSGGRRYRVGDPQLPTARQAATRSPLGSPLEKARLGSMLSRLAATPAPRLLARPETSTARALTERGLPTKVVAGFLRPLLTTLLSDPALGTSSRIADLVLRGYARGRLALPAAGTAAVPGQLTDSLPPGTVRLGVRVTAIAADGVWTEEHGRLGARAVVVATDARSAAELLPGLRLPDFHPVTTYFHTTAGTPLNEAVLLLDADRARGAAPVSHSLVLSQVHESYAPAGRSLVATTVLGRRTFGSGGPAALEPAVRERLAQLYGVAAREWEFLSVRHLPDAVPAMPPPHNFRRPVRVLAGLYVCGDHRDTSSVQGALVSGRRAAEAVLRDLDVPGTAELDQPQVAA
- a CDS encoding TIGR01777 family oxidoreductase; this translates as MRIAVTGSSGLIGSALVRSLLADGHQVVRLVRHRRTLGPRPDGSVAIGWNPERGEIDRAGLDGVHAVVHLAGAGVADHRWTQAYKQRIQDSRVLGTRTLAAVLPALDAPPGVLVSASAVGYYGQTGAELIDETSPAGEDFLARVCVAWEGEAAPAADAGIRVVHPRTGLVLTAAGGAGARLFPLFRLGLGGRLGSGEQYWSFISLADQIAALRFLIENPEVSGPVNLTAPEPVTNAELTAALGRVLHRPTPFPVPQVALRLALGEMAVEVVGSHRVVPAKLLAAGFDFAHPNVEAAVRAAL
- a CDS encoding regulator encodes the protein MPQRPATDDSPAYGPLDPLDPHERRGEPDRAAAAALPAQRHDDTPLLERRVLVPDELHHVPDVLQHVPEELHHVPGLLQHGPDELHGGAHTADSPHGPQLGLGDDAPGAEEHDRAPGGLPLGADEDGAARSEAGRAQNPLLAGLIEEAGFSHAGLARRVDQLGLEHGLDLRYDKTSVTRWLRGQQPRGATPALIAEVFTRRLGRRLSAQDIGLDACAPVYAGLEFAETPQEAVDIVASMWRKDTGPQSELRRIAFTPAGLVVPSRDWLIGRSDEQVARDGSAGIYVSGPDGPLARLDPTAEHGDQPPRAAAGPGSRGMAAGRVPSQARRPLVSGTRTAALPAQGGPAAEQSARGSRAGLRVGRGDIAAVRAVGDLFRALDNAYGGGHARQALVRYLESEAEPMLRGRYGEQIGRALFAAVADLTRLAGWTSFDIAAHGLAQRYFVQALRLSQAAGDRVLGGYVLITMSQQAVHLGHGREAVQLARVAQQGVGTAAPATVQSLMHAAEARGHGVLGDVRSCTTALVRSERALALARSGDELPSWARFFDEAQLADEFAHCYRDLQQWRPAAQHAEKSLRLRGAAYARSRVFCRIVLAAARLGMGDVDESCALATEALRAAGEMRSARTVEYLRDFHRRLAPYRSTAAARAFEEAARQAGVL